aaagttatagtGAAAATTTTCTAAGTGTGATATAGGTACATTTCAGTTATACTttaaaatgactaagttcaaattaggcacagaaaagttatagtgaaaattgtctaagtgtgatataggtacattttagttatacttCAAAACGACAAAGACAAATATAGTTACAAATCAGtcataacttttttgtacctcaAATTTGAGGCACTAAAAAGTTACCAGTTTAGTTACAAAATAGTTATGACTTTGTATAACTTTTTTTGGTATGGGTTGCCATCTTCAAGGTTCAGAGGATATGTTCGATCGGAATCAAAACCACTTAAATCTCCACAAGCAAGAAAGGGAACAATAACTCGGTTTGGTCCTTCTAGATTATTGTAATCTGTGTCGTATTTGTGGTCGAGTAAAGGATTCGACATATTGGGAATGTATCCTGCAGGTGGAGAATAATTCTGACACACGACAAATGCCTCGATACTTGAATTTCTGCTACTCCGTGGTTTGAATATTGCAACGAGTGGGAAAAATATACGAAGTTGGGAATATAACAATGTGACATCTTTTCCACGGAATATCTTGGCAACAAATGTCCCACCAGTGCGAAGAACGTGTGTGGTTATGTTTAAAGCAGCTAAAAGCAACTGAGCCTGAATGTATTCGTCGATGTCATGAAGACCAGTGACATCAGGTGCCCCATCACAAACCACTAGATCCGCCTTCTCGCCTTCAAAGTGAGATATGATTTCCTGTGCTGTTGACTTCTTGGTTATGTCTCCCTGCAGCTGAATAACTCCAGGGATTGGAGCCATCGCCTGGAGATCGACAGCTACTATTTTCACGTCGTCGTTTTTGACATCACCTCCTCTTAATTTCCTGGCTAACACTTGACTCCAGCTACCAGGGGCTGCACACAAATCTACAACTTTCTTTACTCCTTCAAACAAATTAAAGTCCTCGTTTATTTGTAGAAGTTTGAACGCGCTCCTTGCCCGCCATCCTTCCTCTTTAGCTAAGCGATAGTACACatctcttttatctttactTGACTTCCCCATGGTTGAAAATTAATAACCAAATACTGATTAACAGAAAGAAAATCTGCCAAACGTGCTCTGGATTATTGGTGTTCTGAGTCAAATACACGTTGCAGTGACGTTGGATTACTACATGCTGAAATAAGCGCATTTCTGACCAAGTAAAATTAGTGTTCTTCGACGTTTCGTTCCTGGTCTATTTCGTCTCACCATACGgaccccccccctggaaaattcaATTCTATTTTCTATaacttattatataaaattcaaacttagtaaaattaccaaaatctGGATCCACATGATGTTTTCAGCCTTCAGAATTAGATCATACACGTATCTTCCAATAAAAATTAgtatttaaaaatacgataGTGCGCATTATCAACTGGATGCACgcggatatatatatatatatatatatatatatatatatatatatatatatatatatatatatatatatatatatatatatatatatatataactttctcaaacttcaaaatcctaatccgggggggggggggggggggggctgtgggtgtgggaggggggggggggttggcgtAGTATATCCATAATTTCAATTTCACTCTTCATTTCCttatatgcccccccccccccccgatgccgTGTGCCTGCCTTATATAAGGGAAGTagatttaaatttcattgaaattcaaaaatgattagataaataaataaaaattaataagaataaaaatagCGAGCATGGCGgaaaaaattacacattaatatcaataaataacCGTACCATCaaattctaatacatgtatatttaaatacatgCTGGCAATGAAGACATTATTTTGATAGTATGTCTAAAGGATAACTTATTCTTATATATTGATGGATTTTGTTATCATAAAAGgaagtgtatacatgtatatactaatgAAAGAGGGTTTTGGTtagatttcttatttaatattttttagtctctgcacaaaatttgacattattatttacttttcacattgaatttttccaatttatgcaaatacatgtatataaaaacatttcCAATAGGAAATTATAAACttttactttattcattatactGTACTAGTATCACCTGGCGGTGTAATATCTTGAATTAAGTTTTACAAATGGTATCAAAATTTATGGATCACAGTTGTTAGATTcaaatgtttacaaatcattgtataatatttattgttCCCTACCGGGAAATCATATAATACCGTTAGGTCTTTATACATGAAAAAAGATCTCTGTCCAGACGAAAACAGATACTGCATTATGCTTAGAAACCAATGAAgattaaattgaaaatgttcCTCTTTCTTGAATTACACGTTGAGAtattataatatgtacatgtacatgctcaTTACTTTAGTTTAACATCCTGCGTAATCtctgagatttaaaaaaaaatcatatttggcAGAGACTTGAGATGAAGCAGGTAAgaatttgtaatgaaaaatcGACATGCTTGGCGTGAGGATGGGATGGGATGTAGCCTATATTTCTTTCATGTATCTTGTCAACGCAAAATGTTTATGGCAATtgcattttactttttaaaactatGTAAATTAAGTTAAGTAATCTGAAACTTTTGTAAACAAGCACACATTATAATCCTGCTCAAAGTAACCTGCTGTGATAATTTATCTGAACCAAACGGGTATATCTTTATACTAGTAACCACCTTATAATTACTTGTCGGGCTTTGGTCGGTATAAAGAGACATCTGATATCATAGGTGTGCATGTTGCGCATGTAATTGTATGTTCCTTTAATggaaattcattataaaaacaattttcaaattccAGGAAAAACGAAAAATGTTAAACTCCTATTCATCAGTTTTCGGCTATTTGTTTTGGCAAGCTTTTGATATGTCTCATGGTAAGTTCACAATGTCCCTTTTCTTGTATTCCAACGTTAGACAATTGCAGTACGGCACTACGGTACTTTTATTAGCCCTATTTTGAGAGCTAGGATGAGTCACCAGATTAAGTAAAAGCTAGACGTAATCTTTTGAAAGGAAATTCTTAGAAGTCTTAGAAGATAGAGAGTTAAGTTTTCATGGGGATATAAACACATAtacagtatttatatatatatgaataggTAAATCTATTATGAGACAGAAAAGCGCAAATAACGTACGATTCTTTTGGATGTTTCTAATTGCAAACAGGTTCATGTCCACAGCACTGTAATACAGTCACACAATGGTCCGAAACAGATCAATCTAACCGAGTCCTACAATCAAAAGTCGAAACCATTTCTAAACCGTTCGTATGATTAACGCCAAATTTTAGAAAAGCAACTCCTAAAACAaccacatgtatttttttttttcaataacgaAAGCAGAGATATTGATAAACCATATGTCATTCATAAGTCTTCAAAGGACAATGGCAAAAATGGACGCCAGTGGGTTCGTAGCCAAAAAACTTCCGTTATTATACCAGGAGAGGATATATACATAGGCTATACTTGTTGTCCAATCTTATTGAGTTTATTCAATAGAATTAATAGTTATTTTAATAGTATATACATTTGGTTAAAATCTTCTGAATCTTTTAAAGGTCCAGGCGGGAGCGTTCACATTTTACTTCCTCTTTAGATCTGTCCATTACAAGTATTGCTTGGCGCTATGTATAAAACTGCGACACGCAGCGTTGATGAACTTTTACGACCATTTCTCTACCGGGCCTTACAGATAAAacaaaacctaaaaaaaaaacaccccaaaTTACCAGGCATGAGATCTGAAAAGTCGAGCTTTTATTCTCAAGTAGCCATGAAATATGCCAAACACTaggaagaaaaagaaattgcaaattcaaattcaaaagcaACTTGGATATTTGTCAGAATTATGAAAGGGTGTcatttctagtttttttttagagaacATACAGTCTAGACCACCGCCTTCAAACCCCCTTGGGATTTATTGTCGTTATCGCTTCCAATTTAGTTAGAGGGACTAGCATCACAAATTTCACGTTGAGTGTCTCTTCGAAAGTAGATGAATACTTTTGCGAAGAAGTTAGAGTTTAACACTGCATATGAATCTTggtttggtttaaaaaaaattattttgcatgTATACTTGTATTTctaacaacttacaagttcttttccttattagtcccctaccggtttcaccggaggggactatagctttcctctgcgttcgtccgtctgtcggtccgtccgtctgtctgtccaacttcagttttccacactttttttccttatgcgtttgaggaataatatgaaattagctgaacagcttcaaaatgtcaaactacagatcaagtttacgaggaaagtatgtattcagtaataatatcgtgcattacttgtaccattccttttattgtttcaacCAAATTTCTACCAGCAAATACTTAACTTAAcggacttggcgaaattacaggagataaaaTAAATCGTAATATTTTAgccattttctaaaattttatttctatgtcaactatgtagtttgaatttcctctgttcttttatctctgattgaagcataacatctcgtttataatagttgtgaaatagatgtat
This is a stretch of genomic DNA from Crassostrea angulata isolate pt1a10 chromosome 4, ASM2561291v2, whole genome shotgun sequence. It encodes these proteins:
- the LOC128179555 gene encoding putative tRNA (cytidine(32)/guanosine(34)-2'-O)-methyltransferase, which translates into the protein MGKSSKDKRDVYYRLAKEEGWRARSAFKLLQINEDFNLFEGVKKVVDLCAAPGSWSQVLARKLRGGDVKNDDVKIVAVDLQAMAPIPGVIQLQGDITKKSTAQEIISHFEGEKADLVVCDGAPDVTGLHDIDEYIQAQLLLAALNITTHVLRTGGTFVAKIFRGKDVTLLYSQLRIFFPLVAIFKPRSSRNSSIEAFVVCQNYSPPAGYIPNMSNPLLDHKYDTDYNNLEGPNRVIVPFLACGDLSGFDSDRTYPLNLEDGKDYVYHPPTQGPIKPPYEEACQLRKTDQLAKVVDPTKASSESSDKSKGDTTTKGSTIDSLPDCLDEDLEFDPSEQDVLEDLTELQIG